One Chromatiales bacterium genomic region harbors:
- a CDS encoding molybdopterin-dependent oxidoreductase — MTATTDRRTFLKHSGVAAAALSLKYMVPGQALAASPPVYGVWEDLMRKKWTWDKVVRGSRGINCTGHCAFNVYVKNGIVWREEQQGEYGRSGDEDTPDYGPRGCQKGIRHSKYMYGKQRVLYPMKRAGERGAGKWERISWDQAISEISDKIIEHATESGPDAITFAMGTQMILKKASFTAMFRFANATGIVVPETFAGVGDLPVGAYMTLGYELPGDNMAAVYKSKCCLVWAANPAATRIPDAHFFWEAKYNGTEVVVISPEFSASAIHASKWLNPKPGTDTALALAMVQTIIKDRLIDWNYVREQTDLPFLVRTDNQKFLRASDFGETGDRADNSFYFWDEAAGKPVKAPGTGYGQHPAAPHAPREPEFLTLSGLKPALEGRWKVKTPQGKVEVTTVFELTRQLCDRDYTPEQAQKITGVHAENIRAIARTFAKSGAGMIYAGYRSCKWLHGDKLHRAWLLMCALTGDTGREGGGMQTTQLGKADGLLKFVFEGVGPRLKVAAISVWDYAKADGKALNTEVYGDKLASHIDSHYQQSIKNGWLPDYSKTPWKMAIMAGHNTANWRAAGTRFRETVLAKLETIVTMTPDMSVTAMYSDYVLPVAQHYERRDFVMEGRTPYVQVLDQAVPPLGESADDWTIMERLAKAISAKATARQLPPVKDVVFGQPITHDYARLHELFTLNGKITNSRDLAQFLLDNSAGLPKISFEELASKGFIRVDDSADVQFGPGAPYSYQVLASTRDKKPYATLTGRQQFYMDHDWFLQEGEALPVYVDPLAIKGYPLRLTMGHARHGVHSMWRDDALLVSLQRGEPDVYVNPDDAAKRGVKDGDLIRTFNKLGSFIAMAHVSSSMQPGQMFMFHGWDPMMFRGRQNFSGVIPTGGLLKPTSLVGNYGHIGYRTPDYVPNQTYHDHTVDFEKYAGAVPVARAAAGPASAAIPGNLHAAAPTTTQET; from the coding sequence ATGACTGCGACCACTGACAGAAGAACGTTCCTCAAACATTCCGGCGTCGCGGCGGCAGCTCTCTCGCTCAAGTACATGGTGCCCGGCCAGGCGCTGGCCGCCTCGCCGCCGGTCTATGGCGTCTGGGAAGACCTGATGCGCAAGAAGTGGACCTGGGACAAGGTCGTGCGCGGCAGTCGCGGCATCAACTGCACCGGACACTGTGCCTTCAACGTCTACGTCAAGAACGGCATCGTCTGGCGCGAAGAGCAGCAGGGCGAGTACGGTCGCTCGGGCGACGAGGACACGCCGGATTACGGGCCGCGTGGCTGCCAGAAAGGCATTCGCCACTCCAAGTACATGTACGGCAAGCAGCGCGTTCTCTACCCCATGAAACGGGCGGGTGAGCGGGGCGCTGGCAAGTGGGAGCGCATCAGCTGGGACCAGGCGATCAGCGAGATTTCCGACAAGATCATCGAGCACGCGACAGAGTCAGGTCCGGACGCGATCACTTTCGCGATGGGCACGCAGATGATCCTGAAGAAGGCCTCGTTCACCGCGATGTTCCGTTTCGCCAATGCCACCGGCATTGTCGTGCCGGAGACCTTTGCCGGCGTCGGTGACCTGCCGGTCGGCGCCTACATGACGCTGGGCTATGAATTGCCGGGCGACAACATGGCAGCGGTCTACAAATCGAAGTGCTGCCTGGTGTGGGCGGCAAACCCGGCCGCGACACGTATCCCCGACGCGCATTTTTTCTGGGAAGCGAAGTACAACGGCACTGAAGTCGTGGTCATTTCCCCCGAGTTCAGTGCGTCGGCCATCCATGCCTCGAAATGGCTCAACCCGAAGCCCGGCACGGATACCGCGCTGGCGCTGGCGATGGTGCAGACCATCATCAAGGACCGGCTGATCGACTGGAACTATGTCCGCGAACAGACCGATCTGCCCTTCCTCGTGCGTACCGACAACCAGAAGTTCCTGCGCGCCAGTGATTTCGGTGAAACCGGCGACCGTGCCGACAACAGCTTCTATTTCTGGGACGAAGCCGCGGGCAAGCCGGTCAAGGCGCCCGGGACCGGCTATGGGCAGCACCCGGCGGCACCGCACGCGCCGCGCGAGCCGGAGTTCCTGACGCTCAGCGGTCTGAAGCCGGCCCTCGAGGGTCGCTGGAAGGTGAAAACACCGCAGGGCAAGGTCGAGGTCACGACCGTTTTCGAATTGACACGACAGCTCTGCGATCGCGACTACACGCCGGAGCAGGCGCAGAAGATCACCGGCGTGCACGCAGAAAATATCCGCGCCATCGCGCGGACCTTTGCCAAATCCGGCGCCGGCATGATCTATGCGGGCTACCGCTCCTGCAAATGGCTGCACGGTGACAAGCTGCACCGTGCGTGGTTGCTGATGTGCGCACTCACCGGCGATACGGGGCGTGAAGGCGGCGGCATGCAGACCACCCAGCTCGGCAAGGCCGATGGCTTGCTGAAATTCGTCTTCGAAGGTGTCGGTCCGCGGCTCAAGGTGGCGGCGATCTCCGTCTGGGACTATGCAAAGGCGGACGGCAAGGCGCTCAACACCGAGGTGTATGGCGACAAGCTGGCCAGTCACATCGATTCGCACTACCAGCAGTCCATCAAGAACGGCTGGCTGCCCGATTACAGCAAGACGCCGTGGAAGATGGCCATCATGGCCGGCCACAACACCGCCAACTGGCGAGCTGCCGGTACGCGCTTCCGCGAAACCGTGCTGGCGAAGCTCGAAACGATCGTGACCATGACGCCTGACATGAGCGTCACGGCGATGTATTCCGACTATGTTCTGCCGGTCGCGCAGCACTACGAGCGGCGCGACTTCGTCATGGAGGGCCGCACGCCCTATGTGCAGGTGCTCGACCAGGCGGTACCACCGCTCGGCGAGTCGGCCGACGACTGGACGATCATGGAGCGTCTTGCCAAAGCGATCAGTGCCAAGGCGACTGCGCGCCAGCTGCCGCCGGTCAAGGATGTGGTTTTTGGTCAGCCCATCACCCACGACTACGCGCGGCTGCATGAGCTGTTCACGCTCAACGGCAAGATCACCAATTCACGCGACCTGGCACAGTTTCTGCTCGACAACTCGGCGGGCCTGCCGAAGATCAGCTTCGAGGAACTGGCCAGCAAGGGCTTTATCCGCGTCGACGACTCAGCCGATGTGCAGTTCGGACCCGGTGCACCCTACAGTTACCAGGTCCTTGCCAGTACGCGCGACAAGAAGCCCTATGCGACGCTGACGGGCCGCCAGCAGTTCTACATGGATCACGACTGGTTCCTGCAGGAAGGCGAGGCGCTGCCGGTCTATGTCGACCCGCTGGCCATCAAGGGTTATCCGCTGCGGCTGACCATGGGCCATGCGCGGCACGGTGTACACAGCATGTGGCGCGATGACGCATTGCTGGTGAGCCTGCAGCGCGGTGAGCCGGATGTGTACGTCAATCCCGATGATGCGGCGAAACGCGGTGTGAAGGATGGCGACCTGATCCGCACCTTCAACAAGCTGGGTTCATTCATCGCCATGGCGCACGTCAGTTCCAGCATGCAGCCGGGGCAGATGTTCATGTTCCATGGCTGGGATCCGATGATGTTCCGCGGCCGGCAGAACTTCAGCGGCGTGATCCCGACCGGTGGCCTGCTCAAGCCGACCTCGCTGGTCGGCAACTACGGACATATCGGCTATCGCACGCCCGATTACGTACCCAACCAGACCTACCACGACCACACGGTTGATTTCGAGAAGTACGCCGGCGCAGTCCCTGTCGCACGAGCGGCCGCAGGACCGGCTTCAGCCGCGATCCCCGGCAACCTGCATGCCGCCGCGCCGACCACTACCCAGGAAACCTGA
- a CDS encoding threonylcarbamoyl-AMP synthase has translation MDIVKASESGIARAVECLRRGEFVGLPTETVYGLAADAGSDIAVARIYAAKGRPQFNPLIAHVASPGMATSEAVFDERAQRLAARFWPGPLTLVLPVAPAGRVCELARAGLQTVALRMPGHPVALELIRAFGGPLAAPSANRSGYISPTTAQDVVAELGAESGFVLDGGPAQLGLESTIVAVLPGEPVRLLRPGGVSREALLTVVDELSALPAGHIEAPGQLASHYAPRARLRMNAVAPEPGEAFLGFGPHHRDGSPNLSRSGDLTEAAANLFGMLRTLDASGAAGIAVAPVPAHGLGEAINDRLQRAAAPRCRGV, from the coding sequence ATGGACATCGTTAAGGCGAGCGAGTCGGGCATTGCCCGGGCGGTCGAGTGTTTGCGCCGTGGCGAGTTTGTGGGTCTGCCGACCGAGACCGTCTACGGGCTGGCTGCCGACGCGGGCAGTGATATCGCCGTCGCCCGCATCTATGCCGCAAAAGGCCGCCCGCAGTTCAATCCGCTGATCGCTCATGTAGCCAGTCCCGGGATGGCGACCAGCGAGGCGGTATTCGACGAACGCGCGCAGCGTCTCGCCGCCCGCTTCTGGCCCGGACCATTGACCCTGGTGTTGCCAGTTGCGCCCGCGGGCCGGGTCTGCGAGCTGGCGCGCGCCGGTTTGCAGACCGTGGCGTTGCGCATGCCTGGTCATCCGGTGGCACTTGAACTGATCCGCGCCTTCGGTGGCCCGCTGGCCGCACCTTCTGCCAATCGCTCCGGGTACATCAGTCCGACCACGGCACAGGACGTGGTTGCGGAACTCGGTGCGGAATCAGGTTTCGTCCTTGATGGTGGTCCCGCGCAGCTTGGCCTGGAATCGACCATCGTCGCCGTGCTGCCGGGCGAGCCTGTGCGCCTGTTGCGTCCGGGTGGCGTGAGTCGCGAGGCGCTGCTGACTGTCGTCGACGAGCTGTCGGCGCTGCCGGCCGGACATATCGAAGCACCCGGCCAGCTCGCGTCCCACTACGCTCCGCGTGCGCGGCTGCGCATGAATGCAGTTGCGCCGGAACCAGGCGAGGCTTTTCTCGGCTTCGGTCCCCATCATCGTGATGGCAGCCCGAACCTGTCCCGCAGCGGCGACCTGACTGAGGCGGCAGCCAACCTCTTTGGGATGCTGCGCACACTCGATGCCAGTGGCGCAGCCGGCATCGCGGTAGCGCCGGTGCCGGCGCATGGCCTCGGCGAAGCCATCAATGACCGCTTGCAGCGCGCCGCAGCGCCGCGGTGCCGGGGCGTCTGA
- a CDS encoding respiratory nitrate reductase subunit beta: MPPRRPLPRKPEMSRQVAMVIDLNKCIGCQACTAACKSLWTDEEGQEYMLWNNVETKPGRGYPKEWEAKGAKSGWKDGNLQFGDLHDQKDYGKPIALNHEDVYFKGTAERLQQTEPMEYGANWDEDTSSGDYPNNYHFYLPRLCNHCTKPACLEACPVRAIYKREKDGIVLVDQDKCQGFRLCNRACPYDKMYFNFVKRKSQKCIFCFPRVEQGVAPACARQCPGRLRFVGFLEDLDGPIHKLVHQWKVALPLHPEFGTEPNVYYVPPILPASFDAEGRFSEEPRVPTEYLRYLFGPEVDQALITIDAEMDRKKAGKPSELMDLLIAKDWKSLFNITDVQVYSESGSAT, from the coding sequence ATGCCGCCGCGCCGACCACTACCCAGGAAACCTGAAATGTCCAGACAAGTAGCAATGGTCATCGACCTCAACAAGTGCATCGGCTGCCAGGCCTGCACGGCGGCCTGCAAGTCGCTGTGGACTGATGAAGAAGGCCAGGAGTACATGCTCTGGAACAATGTCGAAACCAAACCGGGTCGTGGCTATCCGAAGGAATGGGAGGCGAAGGGCGCGAAGTCGGGCTGGAAGGATGGCAATCTGCAGTTCGGTGACCTGCATGACCAGAAAGACTACGGCAAGCCCATCGCGCTGAATCATGAGGACGTGTACTTCAAGGGCACGGCCGAGCGTCTGCAGCAGACCGAACCGATGGAATACGGCGCCAACTGGGACGAAGACACCAGTTCGGGCGACTATCCGAACAACTATCACTTCTATCTGCCGCGCCTGTGCAATCACTGCACCAAGCCCGCCTGTCTCGAAGCCTGTCCGGTGCGCGCGATCTACAAGCGTGAAAAAGACGGCATCGTGCTGGTCGACCAGGACAAGTGCCAGGGCTTCCGGCTCTGTAATCGCGCCTGCCCCTACGACAAGATGTACTTCAACTTCGTGAAGCGGAAGTCGCAGAAGTGCATCTTCTGTTTCCCGCGCGTCGAGCAGGGTGTGGCGCCGGCCTGCGCGCGCCAGTGTCCCGGCCGTCTGCGCTTCGTCGGTTTTCTGGAGGATCTCGACGGCCCGATCCACAAGCTCGTCCATCAGTGGAAAGTTGCGCTGCCGCTGCACCCCGAGTTCGGCACCGAACCCAATGTGTACTACGTCCCGCCGATCCTGCCGGCCTCCTTTGATGCGGAAGGCCGTTTCAGCGAGGAGCCGCGCGTACCCACCGAATACCTGCGTTACCTGTTCGGTCCTGAGGTCGACCAGGCGCTGATCACCATCGATGCCGAGATGGATCGGAAAAAAGCCGGCAAGCCATCGGAGCTGATGGATCTGCTGATCGCGAAGGACTGGAAGTCGCTGTTCAACATCACCGATGTGCAGGTGTATTCGGAGTCCGGTTCCGCAACCTGA
- a CDS encoding MFS transporter, which translates to MKKLFYGWYVALACGIGLACGLATVLTYTFGVFVTPLRAEFDWSQTEVFAALFLSVLTITFVAPFFGLLVDRLGARRVILVGLVFEAALVASFYFQDANVLTFYLRYIALALLGVGTTHIAFTRIIALWFDRQRGLALGVTLAGVGIGGFAWPILTQWAIDAFGWRSAWLVIAAAIIVFGGSVILLVVRDSPQSMGLLPDGDTAASSRQRAAQSAVPPGMTLKQALGTGHFWMMLVVFLLIGLAVTSIQVHLVPLLVSRGVTPMRAANALSILAVALLFGRVAAGWLMDRIFAPRVAIAFLLGPIAAIFLLASGASGWLAFVAGILTGLAAGAEVDVTAYLVSRYFGLHHFSSIYAWYYSAYSLGAGLGPLATANAVDRFGGYTEILLVHAAMLVVATILLARLPAFPASRPAAA; encoded by the coding sequence ATGAAAAAGCTGTTTTATGGCTGGTATGTCGCGCTTGCCTGCGGCATCGGGCTCGCCTGCGGACTGGCTACCGTACTGACCTACACCTTCGGCGTGTTTGTTACGCCCCTGCGGGCGGAATTCGACTGGTCGCAGACTGAGGTATTCGCGGCGCTCTTCCTGTCGGTGCTGACGATCACCTTCGTGGCGCCGTTCTTCGGCCTGCTGGTGGACCGGCTCGGTGCCCGGCGCGTGATTCTGGTTGGCCTGGTCTTCGAGGCCGCGCTGGTTGCCTCCTTCTATTTTCAGGATGCAAACGTCCTCACCTTCTATCTGCGCTACATCGCCCTGGCCTTGCTTGGCGTCGGCACCACGCATATCGCCTTTACGCGGATCATCGCGCTGTGGTTCGACCGCCAGCGCGGTCTGGCGCTCGGCGTAACGCTGGCCGGCGTCGGTATCGGTGGCTTTGCGTGGCCCATCCTGACGCAGTGGGCAATCGATGCCTTTGGCTGGCGCAGCGCCTGGCTGGTGATCGCTGCCGCCATCATCGTGTTTGGCGGCAGCGTCATATTGCTGGTCGTGCGCGACTCGCCGCAGTCCATGGGTTTGCTGCCTGACGGCGACACAGCAGCGAGCAGCAGGCAGAGGGCGGCGCAATCCGCTGTGCCGCCGGGCATGACGCTCAAGCAGGCGCTGGGCACCGGTCACTTCTGGATGATGCTGGTGGTCTTTCTGCTGATCGGCCTCGCAGTGACCAGCATCCAGGTGCACCTGGTGCCGCTGCTCGTCAGCCGCGGTGTCACGCCGATGCGCGCAGCCAATGCCTTGTCGATACTTGCCGTGGCGCTGCTTTTCGGTCGCGTGGCCGCCGGCTGGCTGATGGATCGCATCTTTGCACCGCGCGTGGCGATCGCCTTCCTGCTCGGGCCCATCGCTGCGATTTTCCTGCTTGCGTCGGGTGCGAGCGGCTGGCTGGCGTTCGTTGCCGGCATCCTCACCGGTCTCGCCGCCGGTGCCGAGGTGGATGTAACCGCCTATCTGGTCAGCCGCTACTTCGGCCTGCATCACTTCAGCAGCATCTACGCCTGGTACTACAGCGCTTACTCCCTCGGTGCGGGCCTGGGCCCGCTGGCGACTGCCAATGCCGTGGATCGCTTTGGTGGCTACACCGAGATCCTGCTGGTGCATGCCGCGATGCTGGTTGTCGCAACCATTCTCCTGGCACGGTTGCCGGCTTTCCCGGCAAGCAGGCCGGCAGCAGCCTGA
- a CDS encoding IS110 family transposase: protein MTAYVGIDVAKATLVLCLQPEGRTWKRPNTPAGRAQVVAELQAVQPERIALEATGGYERAIWQQLQAAGLTVVRLQPRRVKALARALGWQAKTDPLDAALLAEAARILVVPVTMAPDAATEALRALVDLRRQLVSQRDDNQRRLKQSSAVVAQRVLNRINASLQREIHQLDRKIKAQLAVTATTDLATAPGVGPVLQATLAARLPELGRLGRRQIAALVGIAPYNADSGAHQGKRHIRGGRADLRRVLYMATLASIRANSIIATTYRQLLARGKLKKVAIVACMRKLLIMLNAMARDHTTWAPPTLSGVA from the coding sequence ATGACAGCGTATGTCGGGATTGATGTGGCCAAGGCCACGCTGGTGCTGTGTCTGCAGCCGGAGGGGCGCACATGGAAGCGACCCAATACACCAGCAGGGCGGGCGCAGGTGGTGGCAGAACTGCAGGCGGTGCAACCGGAACGGATCGCCCTGGAAGCCACCGGTGGCTATGAACGGGCCATCTGGCAGCAGCTGCAAGCCGCTGGGCTGACCGTGGTGCGACTGCAGCCACGACGGGTCAAGGCCTTGGCCCGGGCACTGGGCTGGCAGGCCAAGACGGATCCGTTGGATGCCGCCTTGCTGGCCGAGGCCGCCCGGATCCTGGTGGTGCCGGTGACGATGGCGCCCGATGCGGCGACCGAGGCCTTGCGGGCGCTGGTCGATCTGCGTCGACAACTGGTCAGTCAGCGCGACGACAATCAGCGTCGACTCAAGCAGAGTTCCGCCGTGGTTGCCCAGCGGGTGCTCAACCGGATCAACGCCAGCCTGCAGCGGGAGATCCACCAACTCGACCGCAAGATCAAGGCGCAGCTGGCGGTCACGGCCACCACAGACCTGGCTACAGCGCCAGGTGTGGGACCGGTCTTGCAAGCCACGCTGGCGGCACGACTTCCGGAACTGGGCCGCTTGGGTCGCCGGCAGATCGCGGCGTTGGTGGGCATTGCACCGTACAACGCGGACAGCGGAGCCCATCAGGGTAAACGGCATATCCGTGGTGGCCGCGCTGACCTGCGGCGCGTGCTCTACATGGCTACCTTGGCTTCCATCCGTGCCAACTCGATAATCGCCACGACCTATCGGCAGCTGCTCGCCCGCGGGAAACTCAAGAAAGTGGCCATCGTTGCCTGCATGCGCAAGTTGCTCATCATGCTCAACGCCATGGCCCGCGACCACACCACTTGGGCACCACCGACCCTCTCAGGTGTGGCCTGA
- a CDS encoding DUF4437 domain-containing protein yields the protein MARPHIEPYVELNHPFKKFDLSGFKGSHYKVLSLDADTGACTLKVRFDGGFRRKPGLCYSDMEIFVLTGTLRVGKENWVEGHYAFIPAGMAVGAIESAQGAEVLLMFNDSEPAFAESDKHHPLALTEAFSSVNSYQDRPWAAGNLVSPSVASGCMIKVLHYDVLTEALSFLYCMTPEFAQNNISYHDSAEEAYHIWGTSFMMQFGELPTGGYFWRPPYINHGSFSCKYGTIAFGRTDSVLFNYFHFNPWTNPDENKARAAANLYRKRPMLYDWVASDGHNHPHGPPDFEHADYRSDTQVRLLHGQPVGGHVGRKRR from the coding sequence ATGGCACGACCACATATCGAACCCTATGTCGAACTGAATCATCCCTTCAAGAAGTTCGACCTGTCCGGCTTCAAGGGCAGCCATTACAAGGTGCTGTCGCTGGATGCCGACACCGGCGCCTGTACGCTGAAGGTCCGCTTCGATGGCGGTTTCAGGCGCAAGCCGGGCCTCTGCTATTCCGACATGGAGATCTTCGTTCTGACCGGCACGTTGCGGGTTGGCAAGGAGAACTGGGTTGAAGGCCATTACGCTTTCATTCCGGCCGGTATGGCCGTCGGTGCCATCGAGTCGGCGCAGGGCGCCGAAGTGCTGTTGATGTTCAATGACAGCGAGCCTGCTTTTGCAGAGAGCGACAAGCATCACCCGCTGGCACTCACCGAGGCCTTCAGTTCGGTCAACAGCTATCAGGATCGTCCCTGGGCCGCTGGCAATCTGGTGTCGCCGTCGGTCGCTTCGGGCTGCATGATCAAGGTTCTGCACTACGATGTGCTGACCGAGGCCCTGAGCTTCCTCTACTGCATGACGCCGGAGTTTGCGCAGAACAACATCTCCTACCATGACAGTGCCGAAGAGGCGTATCACATCTGGGGCACGTCTTTCATGATGCAGTTTGGCGAACTGCCGACCGGTGGCTACTTCTGGCGCCCGCCGTACATCAACCACGGGTCATTCAGCTGCAAGTACGGCACCATCGCTTTCGGCCGCACGGACTCCGTCCTTTTCAATTACTTCCACTTCAATCCGTGGACGAACCCGGACGAAAACAAGGCGCGTGCGGCCGCCAACCTGTATCGCAAGCGGCCGATGCTCTATGACTGGGTGGCATCAGATGGCCATAACCATCCGCATGGACCGCCGGACTTCGAGCATGCGGACTACCGGAGTGACACGCAGGTACGGCTGCTGCATGGCCAGCCGGTCGGCGGGCATGTAGGCAGGAAACGGCGGTAG
- the nhaR gene encoding transcriptional activator NhaR yields the protein MKHPNYNHLLYFWTVVREGGVARAAESLHITPQTISGQIKLLEAELNGRLLEKKGRRAVPTELGLTVYEYADEIFSRGQDLMRVLQGVTPYGQHTVTVGVSDVVPNLIAWRAISPLTQGDNPFRVLCHTGGLDTLVADLAAHRLDFVLSTSALTASSGFRAFSHLLGECEISFFAPPRLAARLRRGFPGSLDQVPFLLPTERSPNRRVLENWFLENGITPKVVGEFDDSGLLKTFGQGGLGVFAAPSAIGEEVVRQYKMRIVGKAGSARAKFYALSMERTIRHPAVMQIVAGARGTLFSD from the coding sequence ATGAAACACCCGAACTACAACCACCTGCTGTACTTCTGGACGGTCGTCCGCGAAGGCGGCGTGGCGCGTGCCGCGGAAAGCCTGCACATCACACCGCAAACGATCAGCGGACAGATCAAGCTGCTGGAAGCAGAGCTGAATGGTCGACTGCTGGAAAAGAAGGGCCGGCGCGCCGTACCCACGGAACTGGGCCTGACCGTATACGAATACGCCGACGAGATCTTTTCCCGCGGCCAGGACCTGATGCGGGTCCTGCAGGGCGTTACCCCGTACGGCCAGCATACCGTCACCGTGGGCGTCTCCGACGTGGTACCCAACCTCATCGCATGGCGCGCCATCTCACCGCTGACGCAGGGTGACAATCCCTTCCGCGTGCTATGCCACACAGGCGGGCTCGACACACTGGTAGCGGATCTCGCCGCACACCGCCTGGATTTCGTGCTTTCCACCAGCGCCCTGACGGCGAGCTCCGGATTTCGTGCCTTCAGTCACCTGCTGGGTGAGTGCGAAATCAGTTTCTTTGCACCGCCGCGTCTGGCGGCCCGGCTGCGCCGGGGCTTCCCGGGCAGCCTTGACCAGGTACCGTTCCTGCTGCCGACGGAACGCAGCCCGAACCGGCGCGTACTGGAGAACTGGTTTCTGGAAAACGGCATCACACCGAAGGTCGTCGGCGAATTCGATGACAGCGGACTGCTCAAGACTTTCGGCCAGGGCGGACTGGGCGTCTTTGCCGCACCCTCGGCGATCGGGGAGGAAGTCGTCCGCCAGTACAAGATGCGGATCGTCGGCAAGGCCGGCAGTGCGCGCGCGAAGTTCTACGCGCTGTCGATGGAACGGACAATCCGGCACCCCGCGGTGATGCAGATCGTTGCGGGCGCACGCGGTACGCTGTTCAGCGATTAA
- a CDS encoding nitrilase, which produces MADSKQAGAAPTGDTQAGPEFIGVALQVSVKGVNRCTDRPSSRAKIDENIRRIGEFTTTAAHFLRFFYGLPVRLVALPEYTLTGFPMRESVQEWRDRACLEQNGPEYEALGKVAQANNLFLSGNVYEIDPHFPELYFQTCFIIGPNGDVILRYRRLTSCFEPTPHDVWDKYLDIYGEEGVFPVAKTEIGNLGTIASEEILYPEITRCVALRGAEVILHPTSEPGSAELTIKEVCRRARAIENQVFVVSANTATIDDTPIPAYTCSAMSKIVDYNGHVLAEAAQGGEAFNSNAVIDIGALRRTRRRTAMSNVMSRQPFDIYASTYAKARYHEGNFLLQDGKVVEPPSRDAFRRRQEANIERLVKSGLL; this is translated from the coding sequence ATGGCGGACAGCAAACAGGCCGGCGCAGCGCCGACCGGTGACACGCAGGCCGGCCCGGAATTCATCGGTGTCGCGCTCCAGGTTTCAGTCAAGGGGGTCAATCGTTGCACGGATCGGCCGTCGTCGCGCGCAAAGATCGACGAGAATATCCGGCGCATCGGTGAATTCACGACCACCGCTGCCCACTTCCTGCGCTTTTTTTATGGTCTGCCGGTCAGGCTGGTGGCCCTGCCGGAATACACGCTTACCGGCTTTCCGATGCGCGAGTCGGTGCAGGAATGGCGTGACCGCGCCTGCCTGGAACAGAACGGGCCCGAATACGAGGCGCTCGGCAAGGTGGCACAGGCGAATAACCTGTTCCTGTCGGGCAATGTCTACGAAATCGATCCGCATTTTCCGGAACTCTACTTCCAGACCTGTTTCATCATCGGTCCGAACGGCGATGTGATCCTGCGTTACCGGCGTCTCACGTCCTGCTTCGAGCCGACTCCGCACGATGTGTGGGACAAGTATCTGGATATCTACGGGGAGGAGGGCGTGTTTCCGGTGGCAAAGACCGAGATCGGCAACCTCGGCACCATCGCCTCGGAGGAGATTCTCTATCCGGAGATCACGCGCTGCGTGGCGTTGCGCGGTGCCGAGGTGATCCTGCATCCGACCAGTGAACCAGGCAGCGCAGAGCTGACCATCAAGGAGGTTTGCCGGCGTGCGCGCGCCATCGAGAACCAGGTCTTCGTCGTTTCGGCAAATACCGCGACCATCGACGACACGCCGATCCCGGCCTACACCTGCAGCGCCATGTCGAAAATCGTCGACTACAACGGCCATGTGCTGGCCGAAGCCGCGCAGGGTGGCGAAGCCTTCAATTCAAATGCCGTCATCGATATCGGCGCGTTGCGCCGCACCCGGCGTCGCACCGCGATGTCCAACGTGATGTCGCGCCAGCCCTTTGATATATATGCCAGCACCTACGCCAAAGCGCGCTACCACGAGGGGAATTTCCTGCTTCAGGACGGCAAGGTCGTGGAGCCACCGAGTCGTGACGCTTTCCGTCGCCGGCAGGAAGCCAATATCGAGCGGCTGGTCAAGTCGGGATTGCTGTAA
- a CDS encoding tetratricopeptide repeat protein → MRIIPPVSPASQTLLNESRGHSAAGRYPQAAASIERAIRIEPRQPVLWLELGNIRLKEGDYLQAESLGRKALSLSAGDAALSARAQQLISAAKKP, encoded by the coding sequence GTGAGGATCATTCCACCGGTCAGTCCGGCCAGCCAGACGCTGCTCAACGAGAGTCGCGGTCACTCAGCGGCCGGCCGCTATCCGCAGGCAGCTGCCTCCATCGAACGCGCGATCCGGATCGAGCCGCGTCAGCCGGTACTCTGGCTGGAACTCGGCAACATCCGCCTGAAGGAAGGTGACTACCTCCAGGCCGAGAGTCTTGGCCGCAAGGCGCTGAGCCTCAGCGCGGGAGATGCCGCGCTTTCCGCCCGCGCCCAGCAGCTGATTTCGGCGGCAAAGAAACCGTAG